In one Hemitrygon akajei chromosome 3, sHemAka1.3, whole genome shotgun sequence genomic region, the following are encoded:
- the plaat1 gene encoding phospholipase A and acyltransferase 1 isoform X1 has protein sequence MNFKLLLNFTNGVAKQYVQSLQDDQQTAVWNVHVTTMASNDHFSVEYTGNPHPGDLIEIFRPAYQHWALYLGDGYVINVTPLAEEGAPASFTSAKSVFSRKAMVKMQLLKDVVGQDPFKINNKYDDNHIPLPVDEIIKRAEFLIGQEVSYDLLGNNCEHFVTLLRYGEGVSDQANRAISAISFVTAAASAFSLIGLFQNRSRQRNY, from the exons ATGAATTTCAAACTGCTTTTAAACTTCACAAATGGTGTAGCAAAACAGTACGTTCAGTCTTTACAGGACGATCAGCAAACAGCTGTGTGGAATGTTCATGTCACAACA ATGGCTTCTAATGACCACTTTAGTGTGGAATACACTGGGAATCCCCACCCTGGGGACTTAATTGAAATATTTAGACCAGCATATCAACACTGGGCTCTGTACTTGGGAGATGGCTATGTTATAAATGTCACACCACTAG CAGAGGAGGGGGCCCCAGCTTCATTCACTAGTGCAAAGTCCGTTTTCAGCAGGAAAGCAATGGTAAAAATGCAGCTGCTTAAAGATGTTGTTGGACAAGATCCTttcaaaataaataataagtatGACGATAACCACATACCTCTACCAGTGGATGAAATCATTAAGCGAGCTGAGTTTCTAATTGGACAGGAAGTGTCCTACGATTTGCTCGGGAATAACTGTGAACATTTTGTCACTTTACTTCGTTATGGTGAGGGTGTATCTGACCAG gcAAACAGAGCCATCAGTGCCATTTCCTTTGTAACAGCTGCTGCTAGTGCCTTCTCGCTGATTGGATTATTCCAAAATAGGTCGAGACAAAGAAATTATTAA
- the plaat1 gene encoding phospholipase A and acyltransferase 1 isoform X2, which translates to MNFKLLLNFTNGVAKQYVQSLQDDQQTAVWNVHVTTMASNDHFSVEYTGNPHPGDLIEIFRPAYQHWALYLGDGYVINVTPLEEGAPASFTSAKSVFSRKAMVKMQLLKDVVGQDPFKINNKYDDNHIPLPVDEIIKRAEFLIGQEVSYDLLGNNCEHFVTLLRYGEGVSDQANRAISAISFVTAAASAFSLIGLFQNRSRQRNY; encoded by the exons ATGAATTTCAAACTGCTTTTAAACTTCACAAATGGTGTAGCAAAACAGTACGTTCAGTCTTTACAGGACGATCAGCAAACAGCTGTGTGGAATGTTCATGTCACAACA ATGGCTTCTAATGACCACTTTAGTGTGGAATACACTGGGAATCCCCACCCTGGGGACTTAATTGAAATATTTAGACCAGCATATCAACACTGGGCTCTGTACTTGGGAGATGGCTATGTTATAAATGTCACACCACTAG AGGAGGGGGCCCCAGCTTCATTCACTAGTGCAAAGTCCGTTTTCAGCAGGAAAGCAATGGTAAAAATGCAGCTGCTTAAAGATGTTGTTGGACAAGATCCTttcaaaataaataataagtatGACGATAACCACATACCTCTACCAGTGGATGAAATCATTAAGCGAGCTGAGTTTCTAATTGGACAGGAAGTGTCCTACGATTTGCTCGGGAATAACTGTGAACATTTTGTCACTTTACTTCGTTATGGTGAGGGTGTATCTGACCAG gcAAACAGAGCCATCAGTGCCATTTCCTTTGTAACAGCTGCTGCTAGTGCCTTCTCGCTGATTGGATTATTCCAAAATAGGTCGAGACAAAGAAATTATTAA
- the plaat1 gene encoding phospholipase A and acyltransferase 1 isoform X3 gives MEHDILYLEGMPKNGGEYKMASNDHFSVEYTGNPHPGDLIEIFRPAYQHWALYLGDGYVINVTPLAEEGAPASFTSAKSVFSRKAMVKMQLLKDVVGQDPFKINNKYDDNHIPLPVDEIIKRAEFLIGQEVSYDLLGNNCEHFVTLLRYGEGVSDQANRAISAISFVTAAASAFSLIGLFQNRSRQRNY, from the exons ATGGAACATGACATTCTCTATCTTGAGGGAATGCCTAAAAATGGAGGAGAGTATAAA ATGGCTTCTAATGACCACTTTAGTGTGGAATACACTGGGAATCCCCACCCTGGGGACTTAATTGAAATATTTAGACCAGCATATCAACACTGGGCTCTGTACTTGGGAGATGGCTATGTTATAAATGTCACACCACTAG CAGAGGAGGGGGCCCCAGCTTCATTCACTAGTGCAAAGTCCGTTTTCAGCAGGAAAGCAATGGTAAAAATGCAGCTGCTTAAAGATGTTGTTGGACAAGATCCTttcaaaataaataataagtatGACGATAACCACATACCTCTACCAGTGGATGAAATCATTAAGCGAGCTGAGTTTCTAATTGGACAGGAAGTGTCCTACGATTTGCTCGGGAATAACTGTGAACATTTTGTCACTTTACTTCGTTATGGTGAGGGTGTATCTGACCAG gcAAACAGAGCCATCAGTGCCATTTCCTTTGTAACAGCTGCTGCTAGTGCCTTCTCGCTGATTGGATTATTCCAAAATAGGTCGAGACAAAGAAATTATTAA